The Antechinus flavipes isolate AdamAnt ecotype Samford, QLD, Australia chromosome X, AdamAnt_v2, whole genome shotgun sequence DNA window atttttttctttttccttttctcttttcccatttcctctcctattttttctttattgttctaCCTTATcctttttatctccattacatcCCTGTCCTTTCTAAATATTACCttaactttcttttcccttctttttctttcctttcctcttatctccttctcttctctcatctcctttcctatactcccctttttcttctctcttcagttTTCCTttaccttctcctttcctttctttcccttcctttcttctttttactttcttttcctattgCATCATCTCCTTTCCTTTACCTATCAATCTATTctgttgattttctttcctttctaaattcTTAGCCATATGGAATGAACCTTGGGGTAAGGATAGGGAGAAATACTTTGGATAACTGTAATAGTGCAAAAAATAGgtaatattaatgaaatattattttttaaaaagaaagtatataaaatatctttacaacaatcaaatgtagaaatcTCAGAAATGTAGGAATATTCTTTGGTAAAAAGGTAAGAGTTGTATATCTGTAGTCTATTAAACTAGCCAACTCTGATCTAATCAAACCAGCAAATTGTCagatatttgtgtttttctttcattttaatgtttagtttttataaatgtttatagaagtaTTATAATTCTTCAGGCTGAGCATATTCTGGTATTGCTTTGTCTGACCAGCGTGGATGCAAATACTGATGGAAGAGGAGCATGAAACCAATGGATAACAGATAGGTTATGACAAGTTGTAAGGCAATTAATGAGTCACAGCAATACAATATTGTTTCCCCCCCTTGCAAACTAAATACTACTACCATGATCACATTTTCTATTAGCCGAATACTATAATGTAGAGCCATGTGACCCCAGTTCTGTGATTTATCAATGAATTCTTTATCAGCTATCTTCAGCTTCACTGCTGACCAGCAGAAGAAATTAATACCTGCATAGAGAATAGTGATTAACATAAGAATGGTACGAGTGCGTACCCGACTAATATCTTTTTCAGTATTGCTTGGAAACTTAGCACCACTTTTCCAAAATTCAATCCACGGCTCCAATAGGGGAATCATCAAGACACCCAACATGAAGGGCACAGCTCTCAATTTTAAGGATGCAGAAAAGAGCACCAAAATTACAAGACGTGAGGTTATCTCCAGACAACGCCAGATGGTGATACAGATGAATTCTAGAGGCTGTAGGTTGATCTTATAGTCTTCATACTTGGTTTGGATGGCCAGCACATTACAGAGGATAGCCCCATAGATGGTAGATATCAAAGCACAAGTCATCAGTACAGCTGTAAGAGAAACCAAAAATAATGAGAGGTAATTTCTAAAACTGGAGGATGAAAATACTTCAGTCTTAAGTATTTGTGATCAACCCATGGACTCCAAACAAGTGATTATGAATATTAACTTACAAGAGTAACAcaagaaaactaataaatatcaccttatatattaagataaatccaaaataggttcataatttagacagtaatattataagtaaatgaagagaacaaggaatagtctatGTTTCAAATATGTgaataaggaagaaatttatggcctagggagaactaaagaacattatgaaatgaaaaacataatattgattatgttaaatggagaaatttttttttcttaac harbors:
- the LOC127542760 gene encoding XK-related protein 2-like, with the translated sequence MDTANEEGVDHVPSLEEGMIHGPNLQFIFPHSILFSTFLYCAEVASAIYMIDLYRKNDDKFWMAFTCIFCFGGCILDQLTLIIVHKDLSKNKPLVFFMHFLLMGPIPMMVCPNRCLKAIAIYFQLLKKQKCEKKKTYVSTTRRKILQNGNEVTLEWEITHLVRILCTHYNAFKRMALIQAFLGSVPQLTHQLYVTFTVRELPLGRAVLMTCALISTIYGAILCNVLAIQTKYEDYKINLQPLEFICITIWRCLEITSRLVILVLFSASLKLRAVPFMLGVLMIPLLEPWIEFWKSGAKFPSNTEKDISRVRTRTILMLITILYAGINFFCWSAVKLKIADKEFIDKSQNWGHMALHYSIRLIENVIMVVVFSLQGGETILYCCDSLIALQLVITYLLSIGFMLLFHQYLHPRWSDKAIPEYAQPEEL